The following are encoded together in the Halobacteriovorax sp. DA5 genome:
- the rpsG gene encoding 30S ribosomal protein S7, with translation MSRKHRAQTREVLPDPIFQDVVVAKCVNALMKDGKKSVAEKIFYGALQRVESKTGEEPLKVFKKALSNIKPAVEVKSRRIGGATYQIPVEVRNNRRQSLALRWLRDYARSRGGRTMVEKLSDEIIDASQGRGGAVKKREDTYKMAEANKAFAHLKW, from the coding sequence ATGAGTAGAAAACATAGAGCACAGACGAGAGAAGTACTTCCAGATCCGATCTTTCAAGACGTTGTAGTTGCTAAGTGTGTAAACGCACTTATGAAAGACGGAAAAAAATCTGTTGCTGAAAAAATCTTTTATGGTGCACTTCAAAGAGTTGAATCAAAAACTGGTGAAGAGCCGTTAAAGGTATTTAAGAAAGCCCTTTCTAACATTAAGCCAGCGGTAGAGGTTAAGTCTCGTCGTATTGGTGGTGCAACTTACCAAATTCCAGTTGAAGTTAGAAATAACAGAAGACAATCACTAGCTCTAAGATGGTTGAGAGACTATGCTAGATCACGTGGTGGTAGAACTATGGTTGAGAAACTATCTGATGAAATCATCGATGCTTCTCAAGGTAGAGGTGGCGCTGTTAAGAAGCGTGAAGACACTTACAAAATGGCAGAAGCTAACAAAGCTTTTGCTCACCTTAAGTGGTAG